Proteins encoded within one genomic window of Dehalococcoidia bacterium:
- a CDS encoding zinc-binding dehydrogenase, which produces MRAAVFSEPGKPMNIEDLVTPEPLEHEVRIKVEACGVCHTDLHVLKGEVAFPTPGVLGHEVSGIVDAVGANVSNVSPGDQVACSFIMPCGYCNYCIRGREDLCETFFSFNRLKGQLYDGSTRLYRSSGTPIAMYSMGGLAEYAVTPDTSVFKLPSTIPLDDAAIIGCSIFTAYGAVRNQADIRPGQRVAVFAIGGVGTQVLQMARAFGASQVIAVDIKPEKLESSLQFGATHTINSLEEDVTEKIKELTEGKGVDVAIEALGSPITVKQAFNSVRDGGKVVLIGIAAAGVEVPLEITRFVRRGVTVVGSYGARARSDMPEVINLVQRGELDTSSPITRRYSLDQVNEAYEALAKGEIIGRAIIEMRS; this is translated from the coding sequence ATGCGAGCAGCAGTTTTTTCTGAACCAGGGAAGCCCATGAATATTGAGGACTTAGTCACTCCAGAGCCTCTCGAGCATGAGGTTCGTATCAAAGTAGAAGCTTGTGGCGTATGTCACACCGATCTTCATGTGCTCAAAGGTGAAGTGGCCTTCCCTACCCCTGGTGTATTAGGCCATGAAGTTTCAGGCATCGTTGATGCTGTTGGAGCAAATGTTTCCAACGTCTCTCCAGGTGACCAAGTAGCCTGCTCGTTCATCATGCCCTGTGGTTACTGTAACTACTGCATCCGTGGCCGTGAGGACCTATGTGAAACATTTTTTTCCTTTAATCGCCTAAAAGGACAACTGTATGATGGGAGCACTCGACTCTATCGAAGCAGTGGAACCCCGATAGCAATGTACAGCATGGGTGGGCTAGCAGAATATGCTGTCACACCAGACACATCTGTATTCAAATTACCATCAACCATCCCTTTAGATGACGCAGCAATCATAGGCTGCTCCATATTCACTGCTTACGGAGCCGTCCGTAATCAGGCTGATATTCGACCTGGTCAACGAGTCGCTGTTTTCGCTATTGGTGGTGTCGGAACGCAAGTATTGCAAATGGCTAGGGCATTTGGAGCGTCCCAGGTGATCGCTGTAGATATAAAGCCAGAAAAACTAGAAAGCTCTTTGCAATTCGGGGCAACGCACACGATTAACAGCTTAGAAGAAGACGTAACCGAAAAAATTAAAGAATTGACCGAAGGAAAAGGTGTTGATGTTGCGATTGAGGCTTTAGGATCTCCTATTACTGTGAAGCAAGCCTTCAATTCAGTTCGTGATGGGGGCAAAGTCGTATTAATCGGAATTGCCGCTGCGGGAGTTGAAGTTCCGTTAGAAATCACAAGATTCGTACGAAGAGGTGTCACTGTAGTTGGTTCCTATGGAGCACGCGCGCGAAGTGATATGCCAGAAGTAATCAACTTAGTGCAACGAGGAGAATTGGACACAAGCTCTCCCATCACTAGAAGGTATTCCTTAGATCAAGTAAATGAGGCGTATGAAGCTCTCGCTAAGGGAGAAATTATAGGTAGAGCCATTATAGAAATGCGTAGTTAA